A DNA window from Niabella yanshanensis contains the following coding sequences:
- a CDS encoding sodium:solute symporter family protein has protein sequence MTDTIVVIVFSVFILLVGISFSKTGRNLKSFFAGGESVPWFIGGLSLFMSFFSAGTFVAWGAIAYQHGWVAVTIQWTMCIGALITGLYLAPRWKATGNLTAAEFIKARLGSKVQKIYIYIFTIVSVFIKGSVLYSVSKLVSASLDYPLVPVTIILGILMISYTAVGGLWAVMVTDILQFVVLTAAVLIILPLVFNEVGGIDRFLAKAPEDFFSLTNGEYTWGFIFAFAIYHIFYIGGNWTFVQRYTSVDAPKSASKVAYLFAALYILSPILWMLPPMTYQVINPGLNGIDAENAYIMVCKQVLPAGLLGLMLTGMYFSTSASANTALNVVSAVFTNDIYKGSINPQASDRKLMFVARASSWFFGLFMIVIALGVPYIGGIVEFTLSVGAITGGPLLLPPIWALVSKRLSGKATLCITSVSLTINLVFKMLLPLINGYKLSRANEMLLGVLLPLVMLVIYELWARKKIATSADYNEYLAYKAAKKAAAVQIDAEERLAIKKQNVFGLKMISFSLLFMSVLMLVLAFITSKATGLVVGIAIAIMLGAIIPWRASKRS, from the coding sequence ATGACTGATACAATTGTCGTAATCGTATTTTCTGTTTTTATACTGCTGGTGGGAATTAGCTTTTCTAAAACCGGCAGAAACCTGAAATCATTTTTTGCCGGGGGGGAATCTGTTCCCTGGTTTATAGGTGGCCTTTCGCTGTTTATGAGCTTTTTTTCGGCAGGTACATTTGTAGCCTGGGGAGCCATTGCTTATCAACATGGTTGGGTAGCGGTTACCATCCAGTGGACTATGTGTATTGGCGCCCTGATTACCGGCCTTTACCTGGCTCCCAGGTGGAAGGCTACAGGTAACCTGACAGCTGCAGAGTTTATCAAAGCAAGATTGGGTAGTAAAGTGCAGAAGATCTACATCTACATTTTTACTATTGTATCGGTATTTATTAAGGGCTCCGTATTATACTCTGTGTCGAAACTGGTGTCTGCATCGCTCGATTATCCTTTGGTACCGGTTACCATCATACTGGGTATATTAATGATCTCTTATACTGCAGTGGGCGGGCTCTGGGCCGTGATGGTAACAGATATTTTACAATTTGTGGTGCTTACGGCCGCTGTATTGATTATTTTGCCATTGGTGTTTAACGAAGTAGGAGGAATAGATCGTTTTCTGGCCAAAGCGCCGGAAGATTTTTTCAGTTTGACTAACGGGGAGTATACCTGGGGCTTCATCTTTGCATTTGCCATCTATCATATTTTTTATATAGGTGGCAACTGGACCTTTGTGCAGCGTTATACCAGTGTGGATGCGCCTAAAAGCGCTTCTAAAGTGGCTTACCTTTTTGCCGCCTTGTATATACTGAGCCCTATACTATGGATGCTTCCCCCCATGACTTACCAGGTTATAAACCCTGGCTTAAATGGCATTGATGCCGAGAATGCTTACATCATGGTGTGCAAGCAGGTATTGCCGGCGGGTTTGTTAGGTCTGATGTTAACGGGTATGTACTTTTCTACATCGGCATCGGCTAACACGGCGTTGAATGTGGTTTCGGCTGTATTTACCAATGATATCTATAAAGGCTCTATCAATCCCCAGGCCAGCGATAGGAAACTGATGTTTGTAGCGCGGGCCTCTTCCTGGTTTTTTGGCTTATTCATGATAGTGATTGCTTTGGGAGTGCCCTATATTGGAGGTATCGTAGAGTTTACTTTAAGTGTGGGGGCTATAACCGGCGGGCCGCTGTTATTGCCACCTATATGGGCTTTAGTCTCTAAACGTCTTAGCGGAAAAGCCACCCTTTGTATAACTTCTGTATCACTCACCATCAATCTTGTATTTAAAATGCTCCTGCCGTTGATCAACGGTTATAAGCTTTCTCGGGCCAACGAGATGCTGTTGGGTGTATTATTGCCACTGGTAATGTTAGTGATTTATGAATTATGGGCCAGGAAAAAAATAGCCACCAGCGCCGATTATAATGAGTACCTGGCGTACAAAGCGGCAAAAAAAGCAGCCGCGGTGCAAATAGACGCAGAAGAGAGGCTGGCTATTAAAAAGCAAAATGTATTTGGTTTAAAGATGATCAGTTTTTCCCTGCTGTTTATGTCGGTGCTAATGCTGGTATTGGCTTTTATTACTTCAAAAGCCACTGGCCTGGTGGTTGGTATAGCCATTGCCATTATGCTGGGTGCTATTATACCGTGGCGGGCGTCAAAGCGGTCGTAA
- a CDS encoding FAD-dependent oxidoreductase: protein MIRKEGENKRSLKAEEKRADLAIIGGGMSGVCAAITAARQGLQVILVQDRPVLGGNASSEVRLWILGATSHLGNNNRWSREGGVIDEILVENTYRNPEGNPVILDMIILDKVMQEANIQLLLNTAVYEVVKVSDDKIESVKAFCSQNSTEYLIGAPLFCDASGDGILGFLAGAAFRMGAESREEFNEPMAPDLSYGELLGHSLYFYTKDTGKPVHFSAPSFAMDVQANVPRYKSFNAREHGCKLWWVEYGGRLDTVHDTEKIKWELWKVIYGVWDYIKNSGNFPEAANYTLEWVGMIPGKRESRRFEGDYILSQMDLIEQRVHEDAVAYGGWSIDLHPADGVFSNRSPCNQWHSKGVFQIPYRCLYSRNIKNLFLAGRIISVSHVAFGATRVMATCGYAAQAVAVAAALCLRYHKMPAALFNDSLLPELQMQLIRTGQFIPGLLLDDADDLVQHSDIRASSDLQFVGFNEEGYQLKTLSVSAAQMLPVQAGKVPVSNLLVHAFERTVLKAALRISSRYGSFTPDLTLKELEIGVDQGAHYMELDFDTIIDKDQYVFICFQANEQLQLAYSTQRITGMVSVFNGTNKAVSNHGKQEAPAGSAVDSFEFWCPQRRPEGHNLALQLDTVISFNTGNIRNGVNRPTIQPNAWVADIADPEPALQLSWEEPQSIKKIHLVFDTDTDHPMESVLMTHPETVMPFCVRNYYIEDDKGNKIYQRQGNFHTINEIILDEPVITTKLKVVLEHPSEQVAASVFSIRCYA, encoded by the coding sequence ATGATACGTAAAGAGGGAGAAAATAAAAGAAGTTTAAAAGCAGAAGAGAAGCGGGCCGATCTGGCTATCATTGGTGGCGGCATGTCGGGCGTGTGCGCGGCAATAACCGCTGCAAGGCAGGGGCTCCAGGTAATACTGGTACAAGACCGGCCGGTGTTAGGTGGTAATGCCTCTAGTGAAGTGCGTTTGTGGATATTAGGTGCTACTTCTCACCTGGGTAATAATAACCGGTGGAGCAGGGAGGGCGGTGTGATAGATGAAATACTGGTTGAGAATACGTATAGAAACCCGGAGGGAAATCCTGTTATACTCGATATGATCATTTTAGATAAGGTGATGCAGGAGGCCAATATTCAGTTGCTGCTCAACACTGCTGTATATGAAGTGGTAAAAGTGAGTGATGATAAAATTGAAAGTGTTAAGGCTTTTTGTAGTCAGAATTCAACCGAATATTTGATCGGCGCACCTTTGTTTTGTGATGCTTCCGGGGACGGTATACTGGGCTTCCTGGCAGGAGCTGCTTTTAGGATGGGAGCGGAGAGTCGGGAAGAATTTAACGAGCCTATGGCGCCGGACTTAAGTTATGGAGAACTGCTTGGACACTCTTTATATTTTTATACCAAGGATACCGGCAAGCCCGTGCATTTTTCCGCGCCTTCTTTTGCGATGGATGTACAGGCTAATGTGCCACGCTATAAAAGTTTCAATGCACGTGAGCATGGATGTAAGTTGTGGTGGGTAGAATATGGTGGACGTTTGGATACCGTTCATGATACCGAAAAAATAAAATGGGAGTTATGGAAAGTGATCTACGGGGTTTGGGATTATATTAAAAATTCCGGCAATTTTCCGGAAGCGGCGAACTATACGCTGGAGTGGGTAGGTATGATCCCGGGCAAACGCGAGAGTCGCAGGTTTGAAGGAGATTATATATTGTCTCAAATGGATCTGATAGAACAGAGGGTACATGAAGATGCAGTAGCATATGGAGGGTGGTCCATCGACCTGCACCCTGCTGATGGCGTATTCAGCAACCGGTCGCCCTGTAATCAATGGCACAGCAAAGGTGTTTTTCAAATACCCTATCGTTGTTTGTATAGCCGTAATATTAAAAACCTGTTCCTGGCGGGCCGTATTATTAGTGTAAGTCATGTAGCTTTCGGAGCTACCAGAGTAATGGCCACCTGTGGTTATGCGGCGCAGGCTGTTGCGGTAGCAGCAGCGCTGTGTCTAAGATATCATAAAATGCCAGCGGCTTTATTTAATGACAGTCTTCTGCCGGAATTGCAAATGCAACTGATTCGCACAGGACAATTTATTCCGGGATTACTCCTGGATGATGCTGATGACCTGGTGCAGCACAGTGATATAAGGGCCAGTTCAGATTTGCAATTTGTAGGTTTCAATGAAGAAGGATACCAGCTTAAAACCTTGTCGGTATCTGCAGCGCAAATGTTGCCTGTACAGGCCGGCAAAGTGCCCGTTTCCAATTTATTGGTGCATGCTTTTGAAAGAACCGTGTTAAAAGCAGCATTAAGGATCAGTAGCCGGTATGGATCTTTTACTCCCGACCTGACATTAAAGGAGCTTGAAATTGGTGTAGATCAGGGCGCTCATTATATGGAGCTTGATTTTGATACCATTATCGATAAGGATCAGTATGTCTTTATTTGTTTTCAGGCCAATGAGCAGCTGCAACTGGCTTATTCTACACAACGTATTACCGGGATGGTATCAGTATTTAATGGAACCAATAAAGCCGTCTCCAATCACGGGAAGCAGGAAGCGCCTGCAGGGTCGGCGGTAGATAGTTTCGAATTCTGGTGCCCGCAGAGACGCCCCGAAGGGCATAACCTGGCATTACAGCTGGATACGGTTATTTCTTTTAATACCGGCAATATCAGGAATGGGGTCAATCGCCCTACCATACAGCCCAACGCCTGGGTAGCGGATATCGCAGACCCGGAACCCGCTTTGCAATTATCCTGGGAAGAGCCTCAATCAATTAAGAAAATCCATCTGGTTTTTGATACCGATACCGATCACCCCATGGAGTCGGTTTTAATGACACATCCTGAAACAGTAATGCCTTTTTGTGTGAGGAACTATTATATTGAGGATGATAAGGGTAATAAGATTTACCAGAGGCAAGGTAATTTTCATACCATTAATGAAATTATCCTGGATGAACCTGTTATTACTACAAAGCTTAAAGTGGTATTGGAACATCCTTCGGAGCAGGTTGCTGCTTCTGTTTTTTCAATAAGGTGTTATGCATAA
- a CDS encoding glycoside hydrolase family protein, with product MKPVVILFFAVITCVYGPVLAQSPIEKDGRVTITSGGQAYDFLPRFMVLFNSADPALALKPAGIAKVSYNVPTWKTTDTANADYVQQKVSEAVAGDGFDDKILRSKNENRTANIYRSGTSFFLTANKVIVTLDSTLLLFPENPLFVLKAWIKKTRSDIQIHFVLTPKEDGFYSVGYIGAPSLDKGQVAELWQPLIWTEKRAPQQPYMTPSFMATLPTTLVNDGHHSIGVMADPRHLPFQPLPLLENSQFGIALCNDAGKLQPQVFAPVMGGAGSHMNAGNRFSFSVSLIVKPLDITHTYEQLAKEKMGFRDYRTNATVSMNTTLDNLIDYSKTHYAWFIDSLKGFAYSTDVPGAVKNVSSLNPMELALIRDDKDMFETRAYPLMEFMLSREKFLFTLDSTQKIQSPSRKLKGPIAPLSELQVLYNLLGRTHSFYPLMAEKEFGGARVRNLDEKQKGRNWINAMFMFRLTSDSSYLKLSMELADQYLADRVEKKMEQFGDPMVSSNFFWPTFTNNWSALLELYELTGEKRYLDAAHDGARHYTLFTWMGPRIPDTLVTVNKGGKAPMYWYLKSKGHRQMYYPEEKVPAWRLSEMGLTSESSGTSTGHRGIFMSNYAPWLLRIGYYTQDSFLMNVAKAAVVGRSESFPGYHMNTERTTAYEKVNFPLHRHKDQSVNSFHYNHILPMASMFMDYLVTDAFVKSNGQIDFPSEYIEGYAYLQNKFYGAAKGLFFSLGEAQLWMPSRLLKTDDIALNYISAKKGDTLLLAFMNQSLKPVTTRVTVNPSRVALSKQAAVKLLSPLGQVQALKDSSFQLMVPASGIAAIAIPGADIPKGFQDQLLGAKAGSTTDYAVIAEGNAKALLFTMGTYARRLYVFLQDDDTKWNSAKLVYRINGASPKEMVKKEYPFEFTVPVEMDLPIRFHLQLTGKDGKQVQSKETELGR from the coding sequence TTTTTTGCAGTGATCACCTGTGTTTATGGTCCGGTATTGGCACAATCGCCAATAGAAAAGGATGGACGGGTAACTATTACATCAGGCGGGCAGGCCTATGATTTTTTACCGCGGTTCATGGTCTTGTTTAATTCTGCAGACCCTGCTCTGGCATTGAAACCTGCGGGGATAGCCAAAGTTTCCTACAATGTGCCTACCTGGAAAACTACGGATACTGCCAACGCGGACTATGTGCAGCAAAAAGTGAGTGAAGCTGTTGCCGGCGATGGATTTGATGATAAGATATTAAGGAGTAAAAATGAGAACAGGACAGCCAATATATATCGCTCGGGAACCAGCTTTTTTTTAACGGCCAATAAAGTAATAGTAACGCTCGATTCAACGCTACTCTTATTCCCGGAAAACCCGTTGTTTGTGCTTAAAGCATGGATAAAAAAAACAAGAAGTGATATTCAGATCCATTTTGTATTAACGCCAAAAGAAGACGGTTTCTATAGCGTAGGCTATATCGGCGCGCCTTCTTTGGATAAGGGTCAGGTGGCAGAACTATGGCAGCCATTAATCTGGACTGAGAAAAGAGCCCCGCAACAGCCTTATATGACTCCCTCTTTCATGGCAACGCTTCCCACCACGTTGGTAAACGATGGTCATCATTCGATCGGTGTAATGGCTGATCCCCGGCACCTGCCTTTTCAGCCGCTGCCTCTTTTGGAGAACAGCCAGTTTGGTATTGCGTTGTGTAATGATGCGGGAAAGCTGCAGCCGCAGGTGTTTGCTCCCGTTATGGGCGGAGCCGGCTCGCATATGAATGCGGGCAACCGATTTTCATTTTCTGTAAGCCTTATTGTAAAGCCTCTTGATATCACCCATACTTATGAGCAGCTGGCTAAAGAAAAAATGGGATTCCGGGACTATCGTACCAATGCAACGGTATCCATGAATACAACATTGGATAACCTGATTGATTATTCGAAAACACATTACGCCTGGTTTATCGACAGTTTAAAAGGCTTTGCTTATTCAACAGATGTGCCCGGCGCGGTAAAAAATGTGTCGAGCCTGAATCCAATGGAGCTGGCTTTGATACGAGATGATAAAGATATGTTTGAAACGAGAGCATATCCTTTAATGGAGTTTATGTTGTCAAGGGAAAAATTTTTGTTTACACTCGATAGTACGCAGAAAATACAATCACCTTCCAGGAAATTAAAAGGACCCATTGCACCCTTGTCCGAATTACAGGTCCTATATAATCTTCTCGGTCGCACCCATTCTTTTTATCCCCTTATGGCTGAAAAAGAATTTGGCGGGGCCCGTGTCCGGAACCTGGATGAAAAGCAAAAAGGAAGAAACTGGATCAATGCCATGTTTATGTTCAGGCTCACATCCGATTCATCTTACCTGAAGCTAAGCATGGAATTGGCGGATCAATACCTGGCAGACAGGGTAGAGAAAAAAATGGAGCAATTTGGTGATCCCATGGTGAGCTCTAACTTTTTCTGGCCTACGTTTACCAATAACTGGTCTGCATTATTGGAATTATATGAGTTGACGGGTGAAAAGCGTTATCTCGATGCAGCACACGATGGCGCGCGGCATTACACTTTATTTACCTGGATGGGACCGCGAATCCCTGATACCCTTGTTACAGTGAATAAAGGTGGTAAAGCTCCCATGTATTGGTACCTGAAATCGAAAGGGCATCGGCAAATGTATTATCCTGAAGAAAAAGTACCGGCCTGGCGTCTTTCTGAAATGGGGCTTACATCCGAATCCTCCGGCACTTCAACAGGGCACAGGGGCATATTTATGTCCAATTACGCGCCCTGGTTGTTAAGGATCGGGTATTATACCCAAGACAGCTTTTTGATGAATGTTGCCAAAGCTGCTGTAGTCGGGCGTTCGGAAAGCTTCCCTGGTTATCATATGAATACCGAAAGAACAACAGCATATGAAAAAGTAAACTTTCCCCTCCACCGGCATAAAGACCAAAGCGTGAACTCATTTCACTATAACCATATACTGCCCATGGCATCTATGTTTATGGATTACCTGGTAACCGATGCTTTTGTAAAAAGTAACGGGCAGATCGATTTCCCCAGCGAGTATATTGAAGGATATGCTTATCTCCAAAACAAATTTTATGGCGCTGCAAAAGGCTTGTTTTTTTCTTTAGGGGAAGCTCAGTTATGGATGCCCTCCCGGCTTTTAAAGACGGATGATATCGCCTTGAATTATATCAGTGCAAAAAAGGGAGATACGTTGCTGCTCGCCTTTATGAACCAGTCCTTAAAACCGGTTACTACCAGGGTTACTGTTAATCCATCCAGGGTTGCTTTGTCCAAACAGGCAGCCGTGAAATTATTGTCACCGCTCGGGCAGGTACAGGCATTAAAGGATAGTTCTTTTCAACTTATGGTGCCTGCATCAGGCATAGCAGCGATAGCGATTCCAGGAGCTGATATTCCCAAAGGTTTCCAGGATCAGCTACTGGGGGCTAAGGCTGGGAGCACTACCGACTATGCCGTGATCGCTGAAGGAAATGCAAAAGCGCTGTTATTTACAATGGGCACTTATGCACGCCGGCTCTATGTTTTCCTGCAGGACGATGATACTAAATGGAATTCAGCAAAACTGGTATATCGTATTAACGGAGCATCTCCTAAAGAGATGGTAAAAAAAGAATATCCATTCGAATTTACGGTTCCGGTGGAGATGGACTTGCCCATCCGTTTTCACCTGCAGTTAACCGGTAAAGATGGAAAACAGGTGCAATCAAAGGAAACGGAGTTAGGTAGATAA